From Verrucomicrobiota bacterium, the proteins below share one genomic window:
- a CDS encoding MoxR family ATPase, with protein sequence MSLSVSSVADSLQTIRNRVAEVVVGQEDLLERLLLALLCNGHVLLEGFPGVAKTLTVNSLAKAIHAEFSRIQFTPDLLPGDLTGSLVYDPSQHTFYSEKGPIFANIILADEVNRAPAKVQSALLEAMQEKQVTLGKETFALPNPFFVLATQNPIEQEGTYTLPEAQVDRFMFKLRVGYPSMEEEHVVMQRMARTEPATKIEPVFEISKLSDMQAVLDGVFIDPKVEKYILRLVDSTRHPEKYDLEISPYLRFGASPRASIFLSLAARGHALLQGRDYTTPQDVKDVSRDVFRHRLSISYRAEAEAISPDHLLDQILAKVPVSHEA encoded by the coding sequence ATGAGCTTATCTGTTTCCTCCGTTGCTGATTCACTACAAACCATCCGCAATCGTGTTGCCGAAGTGGTGGTTGGTCAGGAGGACCTTTTGGAGCGTTTGCTTCTGGCTCTGTTGTGCAACGGACACGTGCTTCTGGAAGGTTTTCCCGGTGTCGCAAAAACGCTTACCGTCAATTCTTTGGCAAAAGCGATTCATGCTGAGTTCAGCCGGATTCAATTCACGCCCGACCTTTTGCCGGGAGACCTGACTGGTAGTTTGGTGTACGATCCAAGCCAACATACATTCTATTCTGAGAAAGGGCCAATATTCGCAAATATTATTCTGGCCGACGAAGTGAATCGAGCGCCTGCCAAGGTTCAGAGTGCTTTGTTGGAAGCTATGCAGGAAAAACAGGTCACTCTTGGAAAGGAGACCTTTGCGTTGCCGAATCCATTTTTTGTCCTGGCAACTCAAAACCCGATCGAACAGGAGGGCACTTACACGCTTCCAGAAGCTCAGGTGGATCGTTTTATGTTCAAACTCCGGGTGGGTTACCCCTCGATGGAGGAGGAGCACGTTGTCATGCAGCGAATGGCCCGGACGGAGCCTGCTACGAAAATCGAACCGGTTTTCGAGATCAGTAAACTGTCGGACATGCAAGCGGTTCTAGACGGGGTTTTTATCGATCCAAAAGTCGAAAAATATATCTTGAGGTTGGTGGATTCGACGAGGCACCCAGAGAAGTATGATCTCGAGATTTCTCCCTATCTCCGATTCGGAGCCTCTCCCCGTGCCTCTATCTTTTTGTCACTTGCAGCCCGTGGTCATGCGCTTCTGCAAGGTCGGGATTATACGACACCACAAGATGTAAAGGATGTTTCCCGCGATGTGTTCCGACATCGCTTGTCGATTTCCTATCGAGCCGAAGCAGAAGCGATTTCCCCGGATCATCTTCTGGATCAGATTCTGGCCAAGGTTCCAGTAAGCCACGAGGCGTAG
- a CDS encoding DNA-3-methyladenine glycosylase codes for MLSAEFNKPFYDRPTLTVARDLLGKQLVFQKEDSWESLLINEVEAYDGPQDKACHAHCGRTKRSEVMFGPAGYWYVYLCYGVHWLANIVVGPEDYPAAVLIRGAGQFDGPGKLTKAIGMTGDANRKKADSASGFFVTDGIKVSKSKIKKTPRIGIDYAGPVWAKKPYRFVLQ; via the coding sequence GTGTTATCCGCAGAGTTTAATAAGCCATTCTACGACCGGCCAACACTTACGGTTGCTCGCGATTTATTAGGCAAGCAGCTTGTCTTCCAAAAAGAAGACTCTTGGGAATCTTTGCTCATCAACGAGGTGGAAGCCTACGATGGACCGCAGGATAAGGCCTGTCACGCTCACTGTGGGCGAACAAAACGGAGCGAGGTGATGTTTGGACCCGCAGGGTATTGGTACGTTTATCTTTGTTATGGAGTGCATTGGTTAGCCAACATCGTAGTCGGGCCGGAGGACTATCCAGCCGCGGTTCTAATCCGTGGGGCTGGCCAGTTTGACGGACCGGGAAAGCTCACCAAAGCCATCGGCATGACAGGTGACGCAAACAGGAAAAAAGCAGATTCAGCCTCCGGATTCTTCGTCACCGATGGAATCAAAGTGTCGAAATCTAAAATCAAAAAGACTCCGCGAATAGGAATTGATTACGCAGGTCCAGTGTGGGCTAAGAAGCCCTATCGGTTTGTTTTGCAATGA
- the eda gene encoding bifunctional 4-hydroxy-2-oxoglutarate aldolase/2-dehydro-3-deoxy-phosphogluconate aldolase, translated as MFDPKVHPIIPVIAIEDAENAEPLAEALLKGGLKVVEITFRTEAAAESIQRIVRKFPEMAVGAGTVVTSDQAKKAIDVGSQFGLAPGTDAAIIQIFRDAGIPFIPGIATPSDIQNAFNHGCSYQKFFPAGSLGGPSALKALAAPYQSLGIQFCPTGGVSLTNLKDYLSLPSVFAVGGTWIATKKAIAEENWSEITENASAALAVLNS; from the coding sequence ATGTTTGATCCAAAAGTTCATCCAATCATTCCCGTGATCGCTATCGAAGATGCCGAGAACGCGGAACCACTAGCAGAGGCTCTTCTCAAAGGAGGTTTGAAAGTCGTTGAAATCACCTTTCGGACCGAAGCCGCTGCGGAGTCCATTCAACGCATTGTCAGAAAATTTCCGGAGATGGCCGTTGGAGCGGGAACCGTTGTCACTTCGGACCAGGCGAAGAAGGCAATCGACGTTGGAAGCCAATTCGGACTGGCTCCGGGGACCGACGCAGCCATCATCCAGATCTTTCGGGATGCAGGCATTCCCTTTATCCCGGGAATTGCCACCCCATCCGATATACAAAACGCGTTCAACCACGGATGCAGCTACCAAAAGTTCTTTCCAGCCGGTAGCCTTGGAGGACCCTCTGCACTGAAGGCGTTAGCGGCACCCTACCAGAGTCTCGGCATCCAATTCTGTCCGACAGGAGGAGTCAGTCTTACAAATCTAAAGGATTATCTTTCGCTTCCATCGGTCTTTGCCGTCGGCGGAACCTGGATCGCGACAAAAAAGGCTATTGCCGAAGAAAACTGGAGCGAAATTACCGAGAACGCCTCAGCGGCGCTCGCTGTCCTAAACTCCTGA
- a CDS encoding sodium:solute symporter has protein sequence MSILNPIDITIIVVYLFITMGVGLYMTKQASKSLDHYFLGGRSLPWYFLGMAGMAMWFDLTGTMIITAFLYMLGPKGLFVEFRGGAVLILAFLICYTGKWHRRSGCMTGAEWIAYRFGTGAEAKLMRVFKAASTFLITIVLLAYLVRGTSLFVGMFIPYSPMVVTGIILGSCAIYTMMAGFYGVVLTDVVQGGIVLISCVVVSVMAFMMVPDVGFIGNLAESVTGNTTWTETLPKWQTEMPAGYGDYEFLIWIAFFYLLRNVLYGPGTGDENRYFGAKSDRDCGLQSMLQGITVAFRWPMMMGFAIMGLFLVSNLFPDMSKTDEAVEAIKEYHPEIVDNKGLWNELTTSIVNAPEKQNPLLIERLQSSLGTDWQKRLVVVAYEGGVNPEQILPAVLLNSIPTGLRGFLIVAMLAAMMSTLTGEVNKTSAQFVKDIYKTTFRKRAGNKELIGAAYLSSAFIVGAAFFIGIYAESIDEIWKWFLMGLTAGSIGPYVLRLYWWRCNAWGQIGGTALGGIAAVVQYAIWPDLGQVPLFITMTSISVIGTVGLSYLTPATPMPILLNFYKTTRPFGWWRPLKAQIDPEEFKVWSKEHKNDIISVPFVMLAQITIFLLPMQLMIKSYTSFFLTLPVFLIAAVGVYYFWWRNLPTKSNPGTARADPMAGVKELTSESHPISQRAILETSKSA, from the coding sequence ATGTCTATTTTAAACCCGATCGATATCACCATTATCGTTGTCTACCTCTTTATCACGATGGGGGTTGGTCTCTACATGACGAAGCAGGCGTCCAAGAGCCTCGACCATTATTTCCTCGGCGGTCGTTCTTTGCCTTGGTATTTCCTCGGCATGGCCGGGATGGCGATGTGGTTCGACCTCACAGGAACCATGATTATCACAGCGTTCCTCTACATGCTTGGACCGAAAGGCTTATTCGTAGAATTTCGAGGGGGTGCCGTTCTGATTCTTGCGTTTCTGATTTGTTATACAGGTAAGTGGCATCGCCGTTCTGGTTGCATGACAGGGGCCGAGTGGATCGCCTACCGATTTGGAACGGGAGCGGAGGCAAAGCTGATGCGGGTCTTTAAAGCGGCATCAACCTTTTTGATTACGATCGTGCTCCTTGCGTATCTCGTTCGGGGAACCAGCCTTTTCGTTGGAATGTTTATTCCCTACTCTCCAATGGTGGTTACCGGGATCATCCTCGGATCCTGCGCAATCTACACGATGATGGCGGGCTTCTACGGAGTCGTCCTTACCGATGTGGTCCAAGGGGGAATCGTCCTCATCTCCTGTGTCGTGGTCTCCGTGATGGCATTTATGATGGTCCCAGATGTTGGGTTTATTGGCAATCTTGCCGAATCCGTCACCGGTAATACGACATGGACAGAGACACTCCCCAAATGGCAAACGGAGATGCCTGCTGGCTATGGGGACTACGAGTTTCTCATCTGGATCGCTTTCTTCTACCTGCTGCGCAATGTCCTCTACGGCCCGGGCACGGGAGACGAGAACCGGTATTTCGGCGCGAAGAGCGACCGGGACTGCGGACTTCAGTCCATGCTTCAGGGGATAACCGTAGCGTTTCGGTGGCCTATGATGATGGGTTTTGCAATCATGGGGCTTTTTCTCGTGAGCAACCTCTTTCCTGATATGAGCAAGACCGATGAAGCGGTCGAAGCAATCAAGGAATACCATCCGGAGATCGTGGACAACAAAGGTCTTTGGAATGAGCTCACCACCAGTATCGTCAATGCACCCGAGAAGCAGAACCCTCTTCTCATCGAACGCTTACAAAGCTCCCTCGGAACCGACTGGCAAAAGCGTTTGGTGGTTGTCGCCTATGAAGGCGGCGTCAATCCCGAACAGATTCTACCGGCCGTGCTCCTCAACAGCATCCCCACCGGCCTTAGAGGTTTTCTTATCGTCGCGATGCTTGCTGCGATGATGTCGACTCTGACAGGAGAAGTGAACAAGACGTCCGCGCAGTTTGTGAAGGACATCTATAAAACGACCTTCCGCAAGAGAGCTGGGAACAAAGAGCTGATTGGAGCGGCGTATCTTTCCTCTGCCTTCATTGTGGGTGCGGCGTTTTTCATCGGAATCTACGCTGAGAGCATCGATGAGATTTGGAAATGGTTTTTGATGGGTCTGACCGCCGGATCGATTGGGCCCTACGTGCTTCGTTTGTACTGGTGGCGTTGTAACGCATGGGGTCAGATCGGAGGCACCGCCCTGGGCGGTATCGCAGCAGTTGTTCAGTATGCTATCTGGCCGGATCTCGGGCAGGTTCCACTGTTCATCACGATGACCAGTATCTCCGTGATCGGAACCGTCGGCCTTTCCTACCTGACTCCTGCAACACCAATGCCGATCCTTTTAAACTTCTACAAAACCACCAGGCCGTTTGGCTGGTGGCGCCCTTTGAAGGCGCAAATTGACCCAGAGGAGTTCAAGGTGTGGTCGAAGGAACATAAAAACGACATCATCTCAGTGCCGTTCGTTATGCTGGCGCAGATTACGATCTTCCTTCTTCCCATGCAATTGATGATTAAATCCTACACCTCTTTCTTTCTTACGCTACCAGTCTTTCTAATCGCTGCGGTTGGGGTGTACTATTTTTGGTGGCGTAACCTACCAACGAAGAGCAATCCCGGAACGGCTCGCGCAGACCCCATGGCAGGAGTCAAAGAACTTACCAGCGAATCGCATCCGATTTCCCAAAGAGCTATTCTGGAAACAAGTAAGAGTGCTTGA
- a CDS encoding LacI family DNA-binding transcriptional regulator — MVAKPKPKSVTSIKEIAEIAGVSIATVSNTLNQKGRISEEVRKRVREICRKHGYQPNSAGRNLRRRLNESIGLLFYPSCAAAFRNIYYADILGFLSKALENARYNLVLPGLDGKNLVDQPPRFVSQGGVDGIILLGQFPKNVVRTINSYGIPLILIDNFRPRVRVDSVTTDGFGATRQIVDHLVSLGHRRIAFMAYEQDGHNASERQAGFEDGVKAHQLPPTLCPALRNFQETFGAYSELKKTLQRKLRPTAIVTVNDTLASEMQVRLKEDGYKIPADMSVFGFDDDLSQSAVPPISTVRVDRQKIAEIGAKLILERIASPEIPARNVVLPVELVTRKSIGPPAKAKVKNAK; from the coding sequence ATGGTGGCGAAGCCAAAACCAAAAAGCGTAACCTCAATTAAAGAAATCGCCGAAATTGCTGGCGTCTCGATTGCTACGGTCTCCAACACCCTGAACCAGAAAGGGCGGATCAGCGAGGAAGTTCGCAAACGGGTCAGGGAGATCTGCCGGAAACACGGGTATCAACCAAACTCTGCAGGAAGAAACCTACGTCGCCGACTCAATGAATCGATTGGACTCTTGTTTTATCCGTCGTGCGCAGCTGCTTTTAGAAACATCTACTATGCCGACATTCTCGGATTTCTCTCGAAAGCTCTTGAGAACGCCCGCTACAACCTAGTCCTACCCGGTCTCGACGGAAAGAATCTGGTCGATCAACCACCCAGATTTGTGAGCCAGGGGGGAGTAGACGGTATTATCCTTCTGGGACAATTTCCAAAAAACGTGGTGAGGACCATCAACAGTTACGGTATTCCATTGATTCTGATTGATAATTTTCGCCCAAGGGTTCGTGTGGACTCTGTCACAACCGACGGTTTTGGGGCGACACGCCAGATTGTGGATCACCTCGTTTCTCTTGGGCACAGACGGATTGCCTTTATGGCCTATGAGCAGGACGGTCACAACGCGAGCGAGCGGCAAGCGGGTTTCGAAGATGGCGTAAAAGCCCATCAATTGCCGCCAACCCTTTGTCCTGCGTTGCGGAACTTCCAAGAGACTTTCGGCGCTTACTCAGAGCTTAAAAAGACGCTACAGCGAAAACTGAGACCTACGGCAATCGTAACTGTCAATGATACGTTGGCTTCCGAAATGCAGGTTCGCCTTAAAGAGGATGGATACAAAATCCCGGCCGACATGAGTGTCTTCGGTTTCGATGATGATCTGAGTCAGAGCGCGGTACCTCCAATCAGCACCGTAAGGGTGGACCGCCAAAAAATTGCTGAGATTGGTGCGAAACTCATTTTGGAGCGAATCGCTTCTCCCGAGATTCCCGCGAGAAATGTGGTTTTGCCGGTAGAACTAGTCACCCGAAAGTCGATCGGACCGCCCGCGAAGGCGAAAGTGAAGAATGCCAAGTAA
- a CDS encoding DUF58 domain-containing protein, giving the protein MLDRLERRLKQLEMRCRRRVDHLLYGSYRSVFKGRGVEFEELSAYRPGDDVRKMDWRVTLRTGEAHIKRFVEEREHFVYLIVDVSNSMTHENNDRVRDAVTEVCALLTLSAQKNQDRVGLFLFTDQIEYAMPPDKGRGHTIRILDKLMRFEPKGKGTDLAETLRCFGQVAKRRSIVFVVSDFLATGYASELQALAFRHDVNAIRISSRQMEDSSFTGLARIRDAESGLREVIELKQERDSDSLETLRLAMLDMGVDLLDIPVGTDCADALAHFFDLRQRKPSFLGAGK; this is encoded by the coding sequence GTGCTCGATAGACTCGAAAGACGTCTGAAACAGTTGGAGATGCGGTGCCGACGCCGGGTCGATCATCTTTTATACGGAAGCTATCGATCTGTCTTTAAGGGTCGGGGTGTCGAGTTTGAGGAGTTATCTGCATACCGACCCGGTGATGACGTGCGCAAAATGGATTGGAGGGTCACCCTTCGGACGGGCGAAGCCCACATCAAGCGTTTCGTTGAGGAGCGGGAGCATTTTGTTTACCTGATCGTCGACGTCTCAAATTCGATGACTCATGAGAATAATGATCGGGTGCGAGACGCGGTGACCGAGGTCTGTGCTTTGCTAACACTGTCTGCGCAAAAGAACCAGGACCGGGTGGGGCTTTTCCTATTCACCGATCAGATTGAGTATGCAATGCCCCCAGACAAGGGTCGTGGTCACACAATCAGGATTCTTGATAAGCTGATGCGGTTCGAACCGAAAGGTAAGGGAACCGATCTTGCCGAGACCTTGAGGTGCTTTGGCCAGGTGGCAAAGAGACGCTCGATCGTTTTTGTAGTGTCTGACTTTTTGGCAACCGGTTATGCATCGGAGCTTCAAGCCTTGGCATTTAGGCATGATGTAAATGCGATTCGTATCTCTTCGAGGCAAATGGAGGACTCTTCGTTCACAGGTTTGGCGCGGATCCGAGACGCAGAAAGTGGGCTTCGAGAGGTGATTGAACTGAAGCAAGAGAGAGACTCAGATAGTCTCGAAACTTTGCGTCTGGCGATGTTGGATATGGGAGTTGATTTACTTGATATCCCGGTAGGGACGGATTGTGCCGATGCGCTTGCTCACTTCTTTGATCTTCGGCAAAGGAAGCCTTCATTTCTCGGGGCAGGTAAATGA
- a CDS encoding VWA domain-containing protein, which translates to MSFAYPWVLLLILPAMWLLKRRKEEPSFTVSSVSLWPRKRSGRTRWLWVPVFLRRLCVVLVIVALASPQAGKTFERQVNQGIAIQMLVDVSSSMDMRIDGGGTEGLTRMEVARELVERFIAGDGEELSGRPNDLIGLITFARYADTRSPLTFGHEGLLQIVRQIEIQDRPNEDGTAFGDALAIAAARLKSLEELKESDRGIDIDSITSKVIILLTDGENNSGNHLPLGAAGLAKEWGCRIYVISLGESEAGFQSDQGEVRNLSGADQVLELIATETGGLFRQASDFESLLSVYSEIDKLERAEISIRSFERLSNWFWLPLIQGMAALVIALILEATWLRVIP; encoded by the coding sequence GTGAGTTTCGCTTATCCCTGGGTTCTCTTGCTTATCCTTCCGGCGATGTGGCTTTTGAAAAGGCGCAAGGAAGAGCCATCGTTCACCGTGTCGTCTGTCAGTTTGTGGCCGAGAAAACGATCGGGTCGCACTCGGTGGTTGTGGGTTCCGGTTTTTCTTCGTCGCCTTTGCGTTGTTTTGGTCATTGTTGCTCTTGCATCGCCGCAAGCGGGAAAGACTTTTGAGCGGCAAGTGAACCAAGGAATTGCAATTCAGATGCTGGTCGATGTTTCCAGCAGCATGGATATGAGGATAGATGGTGGAGGGACGGAAGGGCTGACACGGATGGAGGTCGCGAGGGAATTGGTGGAACGTTTTATTGCTGGTGATGGCGAGGAGTTATCGGGACGTCCGAATGATTTGATTGGCTTGATCACCTTTGCGCGTTACGCAGATACCCGTAGTCCATTGACCTTCGGCCATGAGGGCTTGTTGCAGATCGTGAGACAGATTGAGATTCAGGATCGTCCGAACGAGGATGGAACCGCCTTTGGTGATGCCTTGGCGATCGCTGCGGCACGGCTAAAGAGTCTCGAAGAGTTGAAGGAGAGCGACCGCGGTATCGATATCGATTCAATCACCAGCAAAGTGATCATTTTGTTGACCGATGGCGAAAACAATTCTGGTAACCATCTGCCGCTCGGGGCCGCAGGATTAGCGAAAGAGTGGGGTTGTCGGATTTACGTGATCAGTCTTGGAGAAAGTGAGGCGGGGTTTCAATCCGACCAAGGGGAGGTTCGCAATCTTTCAGGTGCAGATCAGGTTCTTGAGCTGATTGCAACAGAGACAGGTGGACTCTTTCGACAGGCCAGCGATTTTGAATCTCTCCTCAGCGTATATTCGGAGATCGACAAGCTTGAGAGAGCTGAGATCTCAATTCGTAGCTTCGAACGTCTGTCAAACTGGTTCTGGCTACCTTTAATTCAAGGAATGGCTGCTCTTGTGATCGCGTTGATCCTTGAGGCAACCTGGTTGCGGGTGATTCCATGA
- a CDS encoding VWA domain-containing protein — MSGFVFLWPVALLLLLLVFPIAALLRQARLERARILSRLSGSFGGSQRTRDYLRLAAFVLLVLGLSRPAFSPGPEYSLRTNRDIVFLLDVSRSMLAEDLYPSRLEVAKQSIRDALDVFSSERVGLVIYAGSASILCPLTYDYGFVRYMLNQVQPRSVDFGGTTLQAAVEKAVDQVFIEGRSGVQDLIVITDGGDHGSNVARVVEIIEESGASALIVGIGDPNNEVLIPIVGDDGSVEPLEVNGEIVTTRLEDSSLRSFAAMTPNIEYVSPGIEAFHLGALYETYAAEKDVRDTDEVAELIVYKEGFAVFLAFALILLVVADLCGRRVVQLAKASLLLSVCFWAQESDAEELQFRNDFEKGVGLMEEGAFEDALLQFSLLYSVTDFEDVPKGDLAALQLNRGLCLIEISRSLEKTSPRTALSHASEARLSLLSAKRYSPEMNRSSALLDSLYDSVVRIQAIIDSQERAEEEITLELQLLVEKLEVFRSEQVELHDAIIQGRDRQVSKQRVSSNEVSLGEKIPFQSPAYLQRSLERQSDLLLDSLEIGELMRSIDQKLASLPTYDESEPVTILRQPLVLMDRVIESGEKAEVLIADRGNWPAARVEQKRVEKLVTEILDLLAGGSSQEPSSNENPEDYSEDYDYEDWNEDQEGMVSSDAVAGDFAADSEMQSLPIPDYSVEDILREERGSLQFRQQKRANANAGNVEKDY, encoded by the coding sequence ATGAGCGGTTTCGTTTTCCTGTGGCCGGTGGCCCTTTTGCTGCTTCTCTTGGTCTTTCCGATTGCCGCACTATTGCGTCAAGCCCGCTTGGAGAGGGCACGGATTCTATCCAGGCTCAGTGGTAGTTTCGGTGGCAGTCAAAGAACACGGGATTACCTGCGGTTGGCGGCTTTTGTTCTCTTGGTGCTCGGACTCTCCCGTCCCGCTTTTTCTCCGGGTCCCGAATACTCGCTGAGAACGAACCGCGATATTGTTTTCTTGCTCGATGTCTCCCGAAGTATGCTTGCGGAGGATCTTTATCCTTCTCGCCTTGAGGTTGCGAAGCAGTCGATTCGGGACGCGCTCGATGTCTTCTCAAGCGAACGAGTTGGGTTGGTGATTTACGCGGGCAGTGCCTCGATCCTTTGTCCGTTGACCTATGATTACGGATTCGTCCGTTACATGTTGAACCAAGTTCAGCCCCGTAGCGTTGATTTTGGAGGAACAACCTTACAGGCGGCTGTAGAAAAGGCGGTTGATCAGGTGTTTATTGAAGGGCGTAGTGGCGTTCAGGATCTAATTGTCATCACCGATGGAGGAGATCATGGATCCAATGTTGCCCGAGTGGTTGAGATTATCGAGGAGAGCGGTGCCAGTGCTTTGATCGTCGGGATCGGTGATCCAAATAATGAGGTCCTTATCCCAATTGTTGGGGATGACGGATCCGTGGAACCTCTTGAAGTGAATGGAGAGATCGTAACAACGAGACTGGAGGATTCATCGTTGCGCTCTTTCGCGGCAATGACTCCAAACATTGAGTACGTGTCCCCGGGAATCGAGGCGTTCCACCTCGGGGCACTCTATGAAACTTACGCGGCAGAGAAAGACGTGAGAGACACCGATGAGGTAGCTGAACTGATTGTCTACAAAGAGGGGTTCGCCGTTTTTTTAGCCTTTGCCTTGATCCTGTTGGTCGTTGCGGATCTGTGCGGTCGCCGAGTCGTTCAACTTGCGAAGGCCTCTTTGCTACTATCCGTCTGTTTTTGGGCTCAGGAGAGTGACGCGGAGGAACTGCAGTTCCGAAACGATTTTGAGAAAGGCGTCGGATTGATGGAAGAAGGAGCCTTTGAGGACGCTTTGCTTCAGTTCTCCTTACTTTACTCAGTGACTGACTTTGAGGATGTTCCGAAAGGCGATCTCGCAGCTTTGCAATTGAATCGTGGTCTATGTCTGATCGAGATTTCCCGGTCTCTAGAAAAGACCAGTCCCCGAACCGCTCTGTCCCACGCTAGCGAAGCGCGTCTTTCGCTTCTTTCCGCAAAGCGCTACTCACCCGAGATGAATCGTTCGAGTGCTCTTCTGGATTCGCTTTATGATTCCGTAGTCCGGATCCAGGCAATCATCGACTCGCAGGAAAGAGCGGAGGAAGAAATCACTCTCGAGCTACAATTGCTCGTCGAGAAGCTCGAGGTTTTCCGCAGCGAACAGGTGGAACTACATGATGCGATCATTCAGGGCAGGGATAGACAAGTGTCTAAACAAAGGGTCAGTTCCAACGAAGTGTCCCTTGGGGAGAAGATTCCATTTCAATCACCAGCATACCTCCAGCGATCCCTAGAAAGGCAGTCTGATTTGCTTTTGGACAGCTTGGAGATAGGGGAGCTGATGCGTTCGATCGATCAGAAACTGGCTTCTTTGCCTACATACGATGAGTCTGAACCGGTAACCATTTTGAGGCAGCCTTTGGTGCTTATGGATCGTGTGATTGAATCGGGAGAGAAAGCAGAGGTTTTGATTGCGGATAGGGGAAACTGGCCAGCCGCAAGGGTAGAACAGAAGCGTGTGGAGAAGCTGGTGACTGAAATTCTCGACTTGCTCGCGGGAGGATCTTCTCAGGAGCCGAGTTCCAATGAGAATCCTGAAGATTACTCGGAAGACTATGACTATGAGGACTGGAATGAAGATCAGGAAGGCATGGTTAGTTCCGATGCGGTAGCAGGAGATTTTGCGGCAGACTCCGAAATGCAAAGCCTGCCGATACCGGATTACTCAGTGGAAGACATTCTGAGAGAAGAGAGAGGTAGTTTGCAGTTCCGCCAACAGAAGCGGGCAAACGCGAACGCTGGAAATGTGGAAAAGGACTATTGA
- a CDS encoding glycoside hydrolase family 71/99-like protein gives MQLRIHTLLSSLLFVGLLPSLRSADVEAPSEKIVVAADGLSGKVFAGYQGWYRTPTDGSGLGWEHYETFDEQFKPGEVGIDYWPDMSELTDSEKYVTPFVLEDGNPAYVFTSQNQQTIGRHFQWMKEYGIDGVFLQRFAHDVLEGGHHQWELLQPSNNKILEYVQEGARAHDRSFAIMYDLTGVRHGEMPMVMDDWRGIVDRLDILNDPNYLHEDGKPLVAIWGVGFSDGRKYTLDEVQTLIDFLKNDPKYGGCTVMLGVPTYWRTLDRDAVSDPQFHDLIRSADVLLPWKVGRFGGSKTALERGETIVAEDQKWCDENGVHYMPLAFPGFSWANRYAHKDAKFDHIPREGGLFLWSQAVAAKRAGADTLYVAMFDEMDEGTQIFKVTDNPPVGKSRFLTYAPQEPDFYLRLTGAIGKLLRGEIPDTEELPKGL, from the coding sequence ATGCAATTGAGAATACACACTCTACTCTCTTCCCTTCTTTTCGTGGGCCTTCTTCCGTCGCTGAGGAGCGCGGATGTTGAAGCGCCTTCGGAGAAAATAGTTGTTGCTGCCGACGGTCTTTCCGGAAAAGTTTTTGCAGGATACCAAGGGTGGTACCGCACTCCGACAGACGGGTCTGGTTTAGGATGGGAACACTACGAGACTTTTGACGAACAGTTTAAGCCCGGTGAGGTAGGAATCGATTACTGGCCGGATATGAGTGAACTCACGGACTCGGAAAAATACGTGACGCCATTCGTCCTAGAGGATGGCAACCCTGCTTACGTTTTCACATCCCAAAATCAGCAAACAATCGGCCGACATTTTCAATGGATGAAAGAATATGGAATCGACGGAGTGTTTCTCCAGCGGTTCGCTCACGATGTCCTCGAGGGGGGACACCACCAGTGGGAACTCTTGCAGCCCTCGAACAACAAGATTCTCGAATACGTTCAGGAAGGAGCTCGGGCACACGACCGTTCGTTTGCGATCATGTATGATTTGACCGGTGTCCGTCATGGCGAAATGCCGATGGTGATGGACGACTGGCGCGGCATTGTTGATCGACTCGATATTTTAAATGATCCAAACTACCTCCACGAAGACGGAAAACCGCTCGTAGCCATTTGGGGCGTTGGGTTTTCTGATGGACGCAAATACACGCTGGATGAAGTTCAGACCCTGATTGATTTTCTAAAGAATGACCCCAAATACGGAGGCTGCACCGTTATGCTTGGTGTTCCCACGTATTGGCGAACCCTTGATCGAGACGCTGTAAGCGACCCGCAGTTTCACGACTTGATTCGTAGCGCCGATGTGCTCCTGCCCTGGAAGGTCGGACGATTTGGTGGTTCCAAGACGGCTTTGGAGAGAGGCGAGACGATCGTCGCCGAAGATCAAAAATGGTGTGACGAAAATGGAGTTCACTACATGCCGCTCGCTTTCCCGGGATTTAGCTGGGCAAACCGTTACGCCCACAAGGACGCGAAATTCGATCACATTCCGCGGGAAGGAGGGCTTTTCCTCTGGTCTCAGGCAGTGGCTGCAAAACGAGCTGGAGCTGACACGCTCTACGTTGCCATGTTTGACGAGATGGACGAGGGAACCCAGATCTTCAAAGTGACCGACAATCCCCCTGTGGGTAAGAGTCGCTTTCTCACTTATGCCCCCCAAGAGCCCGACTTCTATCTCCGGCTAACCGGCGCGATTGGAAAGCTTCTCCGAGGAGAAATTCCAGATACCGAAGAATTGCCCAAGGGTTTATAG